A region of Reichenbachiella carrageenanivorans DNA encodes the following proteins:
- a CDS encoding aminopeptidase P family protein codes for MRYTPPTNDLYISNRAKLTQAMVADAVAVFNSNDIMPTNADGVMPFRQNNDLLYLTGIDQEETILVLRPDFPDPTQREILFIRETNELIAVWEGHKLTKDEARTISGIQNVQWLSSFEQMFSGLVVASQHIYLNANEHTRAMLDVEIRDDRFSKWCRAKYPNHHYQRAAPIMQRIRTMKSKDEIDQLQTACDITNDGFRRILKFVKPGVTEYEIEAEFIHEFVRQKSRGFAYPPIVASGADSCILHYIENKKRCEAGDILLLDVAAEYANYNADMTRSIPVSGRFSPRQKAVYEAVLRVKKQATEMLRPGVVITDYNKEVGLIMEQELVGLGLIDQTDIKNQDPHHPAYKRYFMHGTSHFLGLDVHDVGDFYAPIQEGTVLTVEPGIYIPEEKLGIRLEDNVVIGKEENFNLMRDIPLELEEIETLMNE; via the coding sequence ATGCGATACACTCCCCCAACTAATGATTTATACATCAGCAACAGAGCCAAACTGACGCAGGCCATGGTTGCAGATGCAGTAGCAGTTTTCAATTCCAACGACATCATGCCCACCAATGCCGACGGGGTGATGCCTTTTCGACAAAACAATGATTTGCTTTATTTGACAGGCATAGATCAGGAAGAAACAATTTTGGTGCTCCGACCAGATTTCCCTGATCCCACTCAGCGAGAGATTCTTTTTATAAGAGAAACGAATGAACTGATTGCCGTATGGGAAGGACACAAACTGACCAAGGATGAAGCCCGCACCATTTCTGGTATTCAGAACGTTCAATGGCTTTCGTCATTTGAGCAAATGTTCAGTGGATTGGTGGTAGCTTCTCAGCATATTTATCTCAATGCCAATGAGCACACCAGAGCCATGCTAGATGTGGAGATACGCGACGATCGTTTTTCCAAATGGTGCAGAGCCAAGTATCCCAATCACCATTACCAGCGGGCGGCACCCATCATGCAGCGCATCCGAACGATGAAGTCCAAAGATGAAATAGATCAGCTGCAGACGGCCTGTGACATTACCAACGACGGCTTTAGACGCATCTTGAAATTTGTAAAACCGGGCGTGACCGAATACGAAATTGAAGCCGAATTCATACACGAATTTGTAAGACAAAAATCCAGAGGATTTGCTTATCCGCCTATTGTGGCGAGTGGGGCGGATTCTTGTATTTTGCATTATATAGAGAATAAGAAAAGATGCGAGGCAGGAGATATTTTATTGCTAGATGTGGCTGCTGAGTATGCCAACTACAACGCCGACATGACTAGGAGTATCCCAGTGAGTGGTCGGTTTTCGCCAAGACAAAAGGCCGTATACGAAGCCGTGCTGCGTGTAAAAAAACAAGCCACTGAAATGCTGAGACCCGGGGTAGTCATCACAGATTACAACAAAGAAGTAGGACTCATCATGGAACAGGAGCTGGTAGGTTTAGGTTTGATTGATCAGACAGATATTAAAAATCAAGACCCTCACCACCCCGCTTACAAAAGGTATTTTATGCACGGCACGTCTCACTTTTTGGGCTTGGATGTACACGATGTGGGCGATTTCTATGCGCCGATTCAGGAAGGTACAGTGCTGACTGTGGAGCCAGGTATTTATATCCCAGAAGAAAAGCTGGGTATCCGACTAGAAGACAACGTGGTGATTGGCAAAGAAGAGAATTTTAATTTGATGCGAGACATTCCGCTCGAACTAGAAGAGATAGAAACATTGATGAACGAATAA
- a CDS encoding fumarylacetoacetate hydrolase family protein, whose amino-acid sequence MKLIRFGAEGSEKPGVLLSDGTRLDVSGLVAEYDEAFFAGDALADLTSKVAAQVDTLPKVEAAVRLGAPLARPSKIVCVGLNYAKHAAESGMDIPAEPVLFFKATSAIVGPNDDIVIPKGSEKTDWEVELAIVIGKKASYVDQADAMDHIAGYVLHNDVSERAFQLERSGQWVKGKSADTFAPIGPFIATRDEISDPGNLRLWLKVNGEMQQDSDTSDLIFDVPHLVSYISQYMTLLPGDIISTGTPFGVGMGLKPPTYLKDGDVVELGIDGLGTSVQKVKTYKK is encoded by the coding sequence ATGAAATTAATAAGATTTGGAGCCGAAGGCAGTGAGAAACCGGGCGTGCTACTTAGTGATGGTACGAGATTAGACGTAAGCGGCTTGGTAGCCGAATACGATGAAGCATTTTTTGCAGGAGATGCTTTGGCAGATTTGACATCCAAGGTTGCAGCGCAGGTGGACACTTTGCCCAAAGTAGAGGCAGCTGTGAGATTGGGAGCTCCCCTAGCACGTCCATCCAAGATTGTCTGTGTAGGACTAAACTACGCCAAACACGCTGCCGAAAGCGGAATGGATATTCCTGCAGAGCCAGTATTGTTTTTCAAAGCCACATCTGCCATCGTAGGCCCCAACGACGATATCGTGATTCCAAAAGGTAGTGAAAAGACTGATTGGGAAGTAGAGCTTGCCATCGTGATAGGCAAAAAAGCTAGCTATGTAGACCAAGCAGATGCCATGGATCACATCGCTGGATATGTGCTACACAACGACGTGAGTGAACGGGCTTTTCAGCTAGAGCGAAGTGGCCAGTGGGTGAAGGGCAAAAGTGCAGACACCTTTGCGCCGATCGGGCCATTCATAGCCACACGAGACGAAATATCAGATCCAGGAAACCTCAGGCTGTGGCTCAAAGTAAACGGTGAAATGCAGCAAGACAGCGATACATCGGACTTGATTTTTGATGTGCCTCATTTGGTGAGCTACATTAGTCAGTATATGACATTATTGCCAGGAGATATTATTTCTACAGGTACACCATTCGGTGTAGGCATGGGACTCAAGCCGCCTACCTATCTCAAAGACGGCGATGTGGTCGAGCTGGGTATCGATGGTCTGGGCACTTCCGTGCAAAAAGTAAAAACGTACAAAAAATAG
- a CDS encoding C-terminal binding protein, producing MKVVITDWNFPNIDVEREIIEGAGHTVVDAQCKTEEEVATLVKDADVVIAQWAPVKAAAIAAMTQCKGIVRYGIGLDNIDLTAAKDKDIPVANVPDYCLNEVADHTVALMLAAQRQILSTWDRINQGTWVITSPQTLPPLRQSTLALIGLGRISQRVASRAQAFGMTVIAYDPGLSEEQFAELGVASATLEEIWESADVVSLHCPLVPATHHLINAEVLAKMKATSIVVNTSRGGLVSTNDLMDALNNGVIGGAALDVVEEEPLSNDHPLLKAKNLVVTSHTAWHSGSSITELQTLAAQKAVELLTV from the coding sequence ATGAAAGTAGTAATTACGGATTGGAATTTTCCAAATATAGACGTAGAAAGAGAAATTATAGAAGGAGCAGGTCATACAGTAGTAGATGCCCAGTGCAAGACCGAAGAAGAGGTAGCAACATTAGTCAAAGATGCAGATGTTGTGATCGCCCAGTGGGCACCTGTAAAGGCCGCCGCCATAGCAGCCATGACTCAATGCAAAGGCATCGTGAGGTATGGTATAGGATTAGATAATATAGACTTGACAGCTGCTAAAGATAAAGACATACCCGTGGCCAACGTGCCAGACTACTGCCTCAACGAGGTGGCGGATCATACCGTGGCATTGATGCTCGCTGCACAGCGTCAGATCCTCTCTACTTGGGATAGGATCAATCAGGGCACATGGGTCATCACTTCACCACAGACCTTGCCACCATTACGGCAGTCTACTTTGGCTTTGATTGGTTTGGGTAGGATTTCCCAGCGAGTAGCGAGCAGAGCACAGGCTTTTGGGATGACTGTGATCGCTTACGATCCAGGGCTTAGCGAGGAGCAGTTTGCCGAGCTAGGCGTAGCATCGGCTACACTAGAAGAAATTTGGGAAAGCGCAGATGTGGTGAGTTTGCACTGTCCATTGGTACCAGCTACGCACCACCTCATCAATGCAGAAGTGCTGGCCAAAATGAAAGCTACAAGCATTGTGGTCAACACCAGTAGAGGCGGTTTGGTAAGCACCAATGACCTGATGGACGCGCTCAACAATGGAGTGATCGGTGGTGCAGCGCTGGATGTAGTAGAAGAAGAGCCGCTGTCCAACGATCATCCCTTGCTCAAAGCAAAGAATTTGGTAGTGACCAGCCATACGGCATGGCACAGCGGCAGTAGTATTACCGAACTACAAACATTGGCTGCACAAAAAGCAGTAGAGTTATTAACAGTATAA
- a CDS encoding acetoacetate decarboxylase family protein: MSLQENNHWSTPIGAPLAAPFPFSFRDVEVLTLSYKTDRKAAEKLLPAPLKLRSDWVLIHIYNMNDTDYLGQYQECNVMLDAELPGKAVGGYSPFLFLNSDGGISQGREVHGQPKKWGNPKVDFNGDLIIGSLERNGIEVVNGTMAYKQNRGTIQEFKDMTFDFSVNLNYKVINHINGETAIRQITSRNLENVKIAESWIDPCSVALRPNMQAPIYKLPVLEEGHACFWKGEFTLVEGEIVHDYLRKG, from the coding sequence ATGAGTTTGCAAGAAAACAACCATTGGTCTACGCCAATAGGAGCTCCTTTGGCGGCTCCTTTTCCGTTTTCGTTTCGCGATGTGGAGGTGCTCACGCTTTCGTACAAAACGGATCGTAAAGCTGCTGAAAAATTGCTGCCTGCTCCGCTCAAACTGAGAAGCGACTGGGTACTTATTCACATCTACAACATGAATGACACCGATTATCTCGGGCAATATCAGGAGTGCAATGTGATGCTAGACGCAGAGCTACCAGGCAAAGCAGTGGGTGGTTATTCGCCGTTTTTGTTTTTGAATAGCGACGGCGGTATTTCGCAAGGCAGAGAAGTACACGGACAGCCCAAAAAATGGGGCAATCCGAAGGTGGATTTCAATGGAGACCTAATCATCGGTTCGCTAGAGCGCAATGGCATAGAGGTAGTCAATGGCACCATGGCCTACAAGCAAAACCGAGGGACAATTCAGGAGTTCAAAGACATGACCTTCGACTTTTCCGTCAATCTCAATTACAAGGTGATCAATCATATCAATGGCGAGACAGCCATTCGGCAAATCACATCCCGCAATTTGGAAAATGTGAAAATAGCCGAAAGCTGGATAGACCCATGTTCGGTGGCACTCAGGCCCAATATGCAAGCACCTATCTACAAACTGCCCGTGCTAGAAGAAGGCCATGCATGCTTTTGGAAGGGGGAGTTCACCTTGGTAGAAGGCGAAATAGTACATGACTATTTGAGGAAAGGTTAG
- a CDS encoding SDR family NAD(P)-dependent oxidoreductase, with amino-acid sequence MELEFENKVALITGVASGFGAATAKQLAAQGCTIVGVERDETKLNALLTELPTAHTQHHAIVQDLRDTQGAKTVASRAKDLAGRIDIVINSAGVCHFNKLNEITIEEWDEVFEIDVRALFQVAVGAAEIMDHGGIIINLGSNAGRKGRAVSAHYAAAKAGVSNFSESLALAYGAKGIRVNTVSPGPIMTPMWNDLYPELSPITGKNSAELAEAWTAQTPLGRLGKADDVANLIVFLASEKGSFITGQDINVCGGFMLNS; translated from the coding sequence ATGGAATTGGAATTTGAAAATAAAGTAGCACTAATTACAGGAGTGGCGAGTGGATTTGGAGCAGCTACAGCCAAGCAATTGGCCGCACAAGGCTGCACCATAGTGGGCGTAGAAAGAGACGAAACCAAACTCAATGCACTTTTGACTGAGCTACCTACTGCACATACTCAGCATCATGCCATAGTACAAGATCTACGCGATACCCAAGGCGCCAAAACGGTAGCCTCTAGAGCAAAGGACCTTGCAGGCAGAATCGATATAGTAATCAACTCAGCAGGTGTTTGTCATTTTAATAAACTGAATGAAATCACGATCGAAGAATGGGACGAAGTATTTGAAATAGATGTTCGGGCGTTGTTTCAGGTAGCTGTAGGCGCCGCAGAGATCATGGATCATGGTGGCATCATCATCAACCTAGGCTCGAATGCAGGCAGAAAAGGAAGAGCCGTGTCAGCACACTATGCCGCAGCTAAAGCTGGCGTGAGCAATTTTTCAGAATCGCTTGCACTGGCCTATGGTGCCAAAGGCATTCGGGTAAATACCGTGAGCCCAGGCCCTATCATGACACCGATGTGGAACGACCTATATCCAGAGTTATCACCTATTACTGGCAAAAACTCAGCAGAATTGGCGGAAGCCTGGACTGCTCAGACACCCCTAGGCAGGCTAGGAAAAGCCGATGATGTAGCCAATCTCATTGTCTTTTTGGCTTCTGAAAAGGGCAGTTTCATTACCGGACAAGACATCAACGTGTGTGGCGGCTTTATGCTCAATAGCTAA
- a CDS encoding MBL fold metallo-hydrolase, with translation MMKNYKITALKMGEARVPAAEVYWMTKLYGWEMLTFWSFLIESEDRKVLLNTGFPKDYSALDALWTNWAYEAMNEHGHEPVINEDNWIVNALAQHQVRPEEINDVIITPITSYATGGLDQFPNANIWVSHKGWMDFHAPDPEIPQLPRNILFPDHVISYLVKQEAAARIKLLPDEETEFLPGITSWFCGGHHRSSMLFKVQTKDGLVGLTDAVFKYRNFEDKIPLGLSESIEEHYRLFAKMEREVDMVLPLYDGDIQKKHPNLIVGA, from the coding sequence ATGATGAAAAACTACAAAATAACTGCTTTGAAAATGGGAGAGGCCAGAGTGCCTGCTGCCGAAGTATACTGGATGACCAAGCTATACGGCTGGGAAATGCTCACCTTTTGGTCTTTTCTGATCGAAAGCGAAGATCGGAAAGTATTGCTCAATACTGGCTTTCCTAAAGACTATTCTGCACTAGATGCACTCTGGACCAACTGGGCTTACGAGGCCATGAACGAACACGGGCATGAGCCTGTCATCAACGAAGACAATTGGATAGTAAACGCCTTGGCTCAGCATCAGGTCAGACCCGAAGAAATCAACGACGTGATCATTACGCCGATTACCTCATACGCCACGGGCGGTTTGGATCAGTTTCCTAATGCCAACATTTGGGTTTCACACAAAGGTTGGATGGATTTTCATGCGCCAGACCCTGAGATTCCGCAGCTGCCTCGAAATATCCTCTTTCCAGATCATGTGATCAGCTATCTGGTGAAACAGGAGGCCGCAGCGAGAATCAAACTGCTGCCCGATGAAGAAACCGAATTCTTGCCAGGTATTACTTCCTGGTTTTGTGGAGGTCACCATCGCTCATCCATGCTTTTCAAAGTGCAGACCAAAGACGGTTTGGTAGGATTGACCGATGCCGTATTTAAGTACAGAAATTTTGAAGATAAGATTCCTCTAGGGTTGAGCGAATCAATAGAAGAGCACTATCGACTCTTTGCCAAAATGGAACGAGAAGTAGACATGGTCTTGCCACTATACGACGGCGATATACAAAAGAAACACCCAAATTTAATAGTAGGAGCATAA
- a CDS encoding SDR family NAD(P)-dependent oxidoreductase yields the protein MFEIKGERVLVTGGSRGIGLSYVEALAGQGCTVVFSHYKDTDKATAECERLNAASKAEIHHIESDIADPVQTEALVKEAVRIMGGIDIMISNGGICKFTEFLDISIDSWKRHMDVNMNGPFMVTQLAAKQMIKQGNGGRIIFTTSVGAYRSNAGQTHYCASKAGLSLLSMGMAIELGEYNITVNSIAPGWIHTDINDKESRDLESVTPWIESKLAVGRLGKPKDLESAVLFLASKQAEYTTGSTIFVDGGWNAQL from the coding sequence ATGTTCGAAATAAAAGGTGAAAGAGTTTTGGTGACAGGCGGGTCTCGCGGGATTGGGTTGAGTTATGTGGAAGCACTGGCAGGACAAGGTTGCACCGTGGTATTTAGTCACTATAAGGATACAGACAAGGCAACGGCCGAATGCGAACGACTCAACGCTGCCAGCAAGGCAGAGATTCATCACATAGAGTCTGATATTGCAGACCCAGTACAGACCGAAGCCTTGGTAAAAGAGGCGGTGCGTATCATGGGAGGTATAGATATTATGATTAGCAATGGAGGCATTTGCAAGTTCACAGAATTTCTAGACATCTCGATAGACAGCTGGAAGCGCCACATGGATGTGAATATGAATGGTCCATTTATGGTTACACAGCTGGCTGCTAAGCAGATGATCAAACAAGGAAATGGAGGTAGAATTATATTTACCACCAGTGTGGGAGCCTACAGATCCAATGCTGGACAGACACACTACTGCGCTTCGAAGGCGGGACTGAGTCTACTGTCTATGGGTATGGCCATAGAGCTAGGTGAGTATAACATTACTGTAAATAGTATCGCGCCAGGCTGGATACATACAGATATCAACGACAAGGAGTCGAGAGACCTAGAATCGGTGACTCCCTGGATCGAGTCCAAACTAGCCGTAGGCCGACTAGGCAAGCCTAAGGATTTGGAATCTGCCGTACTTTTCTTGGCTAGCAAACAAGCCGAATACACCACAGGCTCTACCATTTTTGTTGATGGGGGATGGAATGCACAACTATGA
- a CDS encoding GntR family transcriptional regulator translates to MKHDFIQLDICDDSNTPKYKQIIDSITWSIKAGKLKSGDKLPSINQLSFDYYLSRDTVEKAYRYLCAQKIIQSIKRRGYYILDDSGASEEIKILLLVNDFNSEKKTIYNEMIQKLSNQATVDYCDYSLFKKIVKGNLDGYQYYVIMPGFESKHQEELNELLLKINSEKLILLDTKLDQLANCKGGMYQDFKEDIYNALVEASTLLKKYEKLILIFPEDKMHTYPADIIAGFKRFCGFNQFKYEIYNDASCIDPKSYKKSAFVVLEEADLVTIIKNIQLSKMKLAKDTGILSYNDTALKEVLAEGISVITADFAKMGQIAADMILGQVSGLVKNDFHFMSRASL, encoded by the coding sequence ATGAAACACGATTTTATTCAACTAGACATTTGTGATGATTCCAACACACCTAAATACAAACAAATCATAGACAGCATCACATGGAGTATCAAAGCAGGCAAACTAAAGTCTGGCGACAAACTTCCATCGATCAACCAGCTGAGTTTTGACTACTATCTATCGAGGGATACTGTAGAAAAAGCTTATCGCTATCTATGTGCTCAGAAAATAATCCAATCCATCAAAAGAAGAGGCTACTACATACTAGACGACAGTGGCGCCTCTGAAGAAATAAAAATCTTGCTTTTGGTCAACGATTTCAATAGCGAAAAAAAGACCATCTACAATGAGATGATCCAAAAGCTCAGCAATCAAGCCACGGTAGACTACTGCGATTACTCGCTCTTCAAGAAAATAGTAAAAGGCAACCTAGACGGGTATCAATACTATGTGATCATGCCAGGCTTCGAAAGCAAGCACCAAGAAGAGCTCAACGAATTGCTCCTGAAAATCAATTCAGAAAAGCTGATTTTGCTAGACACTAAATTAGACCAGCTGGCCAACTGCAAAGGAGGCATGTATCAGGATTTTAAAGAAGACATCTACAATGCGCTGGTAGAAGCTAGCACGTTGCTCAAAAAATATGAGAAATTGATTTTGATCTTCCCTGAAGACAAAATGCATACCTATCCCGCAGACATCATCGCTGGATTCAAACGGTTTTGTGGATTCAATCAATTCAAATACGAAATCTACAACGACGCCTCGTGCATAGACCCTAAAAGCTATAAGAAGTCGGCCTTTGTAGTACTCGAAGAAGCGGATCTGGTAACGATCATCAAAAACATACAGCTCTCCAAGATGAAGCTGGCGAAGGATACTGGCATATTGTCGTACAACGACACCGCACTCAAAGAAGTCTTGGCTGAAGGCATCTCTGTGATCACTGCAGACTTTGCTAAAATGGGTCAAATAGCGGCAGACATGATCCTAGGGCAAGTATCTGGCCTAGTGAAAAACGATTTTCATTTTATGTCTCGGGCATCGCTTTAG
- a CDS encoding AraC family transcriptional regulator — protein MENYWKYFSGDNENWGIKLITCGYEQVNRNAAYPVEGHPESHLFSWEEGRTLPDYYIIYIPTGGGIFESENAQLEIKPGDAIVINKGEWHRYKPHKDLGWEEYWIGFKGEYIDSYVVKDLFPNQVTHIKSMGYQNDIITLFNHVLRLVGTPTKLMEKVLFGSLIQLISHFTIEDRVKINTNRHDYIVQSSIDFIRQNITSKIDYKKMSERFNLSYSQFRLTFKKATGSSLNQFLISERIGLARRLLHNTDMEISEVASRVGINSVFYFSKLYKLKTGKSPSHDRRNQMMI, from the coding sequence ATGGAGAATTATTGGAAGTACTTTTCGGGAGACAATGAAAACTGGGGCATCAAACTGATCACTTGCGGGTATGAGCAGGTCAATAGAAATGCCGCCTATCCAGTAGAGGGGCATCCAGAATCTCATCTTTTCTCTTGGGAAGAAGGTCGGACACTGCCCGATTACTATATCATCTATATCCCCACTGGGGGTGGAATTTTCGAATCTGAAAATGCACAACTGGAGATCAAACCTGGAGATGCCATTGTCATCAACAAGGGAGAATGGCATCGCTACAAGCCACACAAAGATTTGGGGTGGGAAGAGTACTGGATCGGATTCAAAGGCGAATATATAGACAGCTATGTAGTCAAGGATTTGTTTCCCAATCAGGTCACCCACATCAAATCTATGGGCTACCAAAATGACATCATCACGCTGTTTAACCACGTGCTTCGCCTAGTAGGCACACCTACCAAACTGATGGAAAAAGTGCTTTTTGGATCACTCATCCAGTTAATCAGTCACTTCACCATAGAGGATAGAGTCAAAATCAACACCAACAGACACGACTATATCGTACAGTCTAGTATTGATTTTATCCGACAAAATATCACCAGCAAGATTGATTACAAAAAGATGAGCGAGCGGTTCAACCTCAGCTATAGCCAATTTCGTCTGACCTTCAAAAAAGCTACGGGCTCTTCACTCAATCAGTTTTTAATCTCCGAAAGGATAGGTTTGGCGCGAAGACTGCTACACAACACCGACATGGAGATCAGCGAGGTAGCCAGCAGAGTGGGGATCAACTCGGTCTTTTACTTTTCTAAACTATACAAACTAAAAACTGGTAAATCACCCTCCCACGACCGACGCAACCAAATGATGATCTAA
- a CDS encoding alpha-L-rhamnosidase-related protein: MNTDFKKVLLLIGLSIWTVVLFAQESQVTINHQGKDFNMLKHAWNAQWITHPSASTMDYGVFNFRRTFDLKEAPKSFVVHLSADNRYKLYVNGTYVGRGPAIGDIAHWRYETHDLAPYLQAGTNTIAVEVINFGEFRHAKQQTFQTALILQGDTHNPVSIDTAKDSEWKVIKNNAYSTIPFVSDSVGGYYAAGPGDQVDGTLYPWGWKSPTYNDSQWQKPRLAMVEFAVGRGFLFGSTWYLVPRQIPFLSDTVTRFKKVAQANGINVSKNFVSGNEAITIPANAKVSILLDHEIHTIGYPILTVSQGKNTVIKTTYAEALFYKTSHEFSAHGGWKKGPRNDLEDQEIRGYYDIFKTDGGAQRSFQPQAMRTFRFVSLDITTADEPLVIEDYHNIYSVYPFEEKATFQSSDPSLNAIWDAAWLTLQNSSTDQFEDPYYEQLQYIGDTRIESLVSIFVSGDDRLMRKAIQQFDDSRMPNGLTQSRYPSYINQVIPTYSLLWIGMLHDYMSYRNDPEFIRNFLPGIKSVLGWFENKVDDTGMLANLAWWNFTDWSEGFQNGIPVGADDGHSANVSLQYALALQKAAEVFELLDETAQAQNYRKQAAAIIQATVQNCYDEDKKLIAERPEKDVFSQHTNVFAILADAVAPADQPALLAQLLSEKDLIQSSIYFKFYLTRAMQKAGAANLYTASLAPWKDMLDRGMTTFGETDVNPRSECHGWSASPCFDFIHTIAGIQSAAPGFQKVLIAPSFGDLTEVEASFPHPNGTLAVHFSKNKKGKVSGTITLPTGITGDFKWNNQFIKLKSGVNHL; encoded by the coding sequence ATGAATACCGATTTTAAAAAAGTCTTATTGCTTATTGGTCTATCTATTTGGACAGTGGTTTTATTTGCCCAAGAATCTCAGGTAACCATCAATCACCAAGGCAAGGACTTCAACATGCTCAAGCATGCATGGAACGCGCAATGGATCACCCACCCATCGGCCTCTACGATGGACTACGGCGTGTTCAATTTCCGAAGAACATTCGATCTAAAAGAGGCTCCCAAGTCTTTTGTGGTGCATCTCTCTGCCGACAACAGATACAAACTCTATGTAAACGGCACCTACGTGGGTAGAGGCCCAGCCATTGGAGACATCGCACATTGGAGATACGAGACACATGACCTAGCGCCATACTTACAGGCAGGCACTAACACCATTGCGGTAGAGGTCATCAACTTTGGTGAGTTCAGACATGCCAAGCAACAGACCTTCCAGACGGCCCTTATCCTACAAGGAGACACCCACAATCCCGTATCTATAGATACCGCCAAAGACAGCGAATGGAAAGTAATCAAAAACAACGCCTACAGCACCATCCCATTTGTGAGTGACTCCGTGGGCGGATACTATGCTGCAGGCCCAGGCGACCAGGTAGACGGGACGCTATACCCATGGGGCTGGAAATCTCCAACCTACAATGACAGCCAGTGGCAAAAACCAAGATTGGCCATGGTAGAATTTGCCGTAGGCAGAGGTTTTTTGTTTGGCAGCACTTGGTATTTGGTACCACGCCAGATTCCTTTCTTGTCGGACACAGTGACCAGATTCAAAAAAGTGGCTCAGGCCAATGGTATCAACGTATCTAAAAACTTTGTCTCTGGCAATGAGGCGATCACCATCCCAGCAAACGCCAAAGTATCTATTCTGCTAGATCATGAAATACACACCATAGGCTATCCAATACTTACCGTAAGTCAAGGGAAAAATACAGTAATCAAAACCACTTATGCAGAGGCTTTGTTTTACAAAACATCACATGAATTTAGTGCCCATGGAGGATGGAAAAAAGGACCAAGAAATGACCTCGAAGACCAAGAAATCCGCGGCTACTACGACATCTTCAAAACCGATGGGGGTGCTCAACGCAGCTTTCAGCCACAGGCCATGCGTACATTTAGGTTTGTATCGCTAGACATCACTACGGCAGACGAACCATTAGTAATCGAAGATTATCACAACATCTACTCCGTCTATCCATTCGAAGAAAAAGCGACCTTCCAATCCAGCGACCCATCGCTCAATGCGATCTGGGATGCCGCCTGGCTTACCTTACAAAATTCGTCTACAGACCAATTTGAAGACCCCTACTATGAACAACTTCAGTACATAGGCGACACAAGAATCGAGTCGCTGGTGTCGATCTTCGTCTCTGGCGACGACCGCCTGATGCGCAAAGCCATTCAGCAATTCGACGATTCTCGCATGCCCAATGGACTCACCCAAAGCCGCTATCCTTCTTATATCAATCAGGTCATTCCGACCTACTCATTGCTATGGATCGGTATGCTGCATGACTACATGAGCTACCGAAACGATCCCGAATTTATTCGCAACTTTTTGCCTGGGATCAAGAGTGTGCTGGGCTGGTTCGAAAACAAAGTAGACGACACGGGCATGCTCGCCAACCTAGCGTGGTGGAACTTTACAGACTGGAGCGAAGGCTTTCAAAACGGCATACCAGTGGGCGCTGACGATGGACACTCCGCCAATGTAAGTCTACAATATGCACTAGCGCTACAAAAAGCCGCTGAGGTCTTTGAGCTACTGGATGAAACAGCTCAGGCTCAAAACTATCGCAAGCAAGCCGCTGCCATCATCCAAGCTACCGTACAAAACTGCTACGACGAAGACAAGAAGCTCATTGCCGAAAGGCCCGAAAAGGACGTGTTCTCACAGCATACCAATGTATTTGCCATATTGGCCGATGCCGTAGCACCAGCAGATCAACCAGCCCTCTTGGCACAGCTTCTTAGCGAAAAGGATTTGATACAAAGTTCTATCTATTTCAAATTTTACCTCACACGTGCCATGCAAAAAGCAGGTGCTGCGAATCTGTACACGGCCAGTCTTGCCCCATGGAAAGACATGCTGGATCGAGGCATGACCACCTTCGGTGAGACCGACGTAAACCCACGATCTGAATGCCACGGCTGGAGTGCCAGCCCTTGCTTTGATTTCATACACACGATAGCTGGCATTCAATCTGCCGCTCCGGGTTTTCAAAAGGTTCTCATTGCGCCAAGCTTCGGAGACTTGACTGAAGTCGAAGCTTCGTTTCCACACCCCAATGGCACCTTAGCGGTCCACTTTTCAAAAAACAAAAAAGGCAAGGTCAGCGGAACGATCACATTGCCAACAGGTATCACTGGCGATTTCAAATGGAATAACCAGTTCATAAAATTAAAATCAGGAGTTAATCATCTATAG